A DNA window from Candidatus Rokuibacteriota bacterium contains the following coding sequences:
- a CDS encoding enoyl-CoA hydratase/isomerase family protein encodes MSEFLRVERTGPTATVWIDRQPKMNTMTVAMRNEFPGIFSGLEADEGVRVIVVRGAGGKAFSAGGDVAEFLTLAPADLELWGDTLTAAERCRKPVIAAVDGYAMGAGLELAVACDFRIATLRSEFAFPEVRLGMIPGSGGTQRALRLMGMTRAKLFMMTGQRIPAERAEAWGLITQAVANDKLDEAVNSLAGELAERAPLALRTLKMVINRGAEAPLETALELERKAYAWLRSTNDYAEGVTSFLEKRPPKYTGR; translated from the coding sequence ATGAGCGAGTTCTTGCGAGTCGAGCGCACTGGTCCCACCGCCACCGTGTGGATCGACCGGCAGCCGAAGATGAACACCATGACGGTCGCCATGCGCAACGAGTTCCCCGGTATCTTCAGCGGGCTCGAGGCCGACGAGGGCGTCCGGGTGATCGTGGTGCGCGGCGCGGGGGGCAAGGCCTTCAGCGCCGGCGGCGACGTCGCGGAGTTCCTGACCCTGGCGCCGGCCGACCTCGAGCTGTGGGGCGACACGCTGACCGCGGCGGAGCGCTGCCGGAAGCCCGTCATCGCGGCCGTCGACGGCTATGCCATGGGGGCCGGCCTCGAGCTGGCCGTGGCCTGCGATTTTCGCATCGCGACGCTCCGGTCGGAGTTCGCCTTCCCCGAGGTCCGGCTCGGCATGATTCCGGGAAGCGGCGGGACCCAGCGGGCGCTCCGGCTGATGGGCATGACGCGCGCCAAGCTCTTCATGATGACGGGCCAGCGCATCCCGGCCGAGCGCGCCGAGGCGTGGGGCCTCATCACGCAGGCGGTGGCGAACGATAAGCTCGATGAAGCGGTGAATTCGCTTGCCGGGGAGCTGGCCGAACGGGCGCCGCTTGCCCTCCGGACGCTGAAGATGGTGATCAACCGGGGGGCCGAGGCGCCGCTGGAGACGGCGCTCGAGCTGGAGCGGAAAGCGTACGCGTGGCTGCGGTCGACCAACGACTACGCCGAGGGCGTCACGTCGTTCCTCGAGAAGCGCCCGCCGAAGTACACGGGGCGGTGA
- a CDS encoding AMP-binding protein: MTLARLLDRAALRYPEAPAVVDGARRLTYAELASQAAALGRGLADLGIAKGDRVLIALKNRLEHVLVYWALQRIGGVPTPVNFRLSARELRYVLEDCGARVSLFEPATAAGMLEAAEGWQGRLVSVGEEAPAGAIPFADVLGSGGSGGAPLDRDVRENDLSLILYTSGTTGRPKGVPRTHRNHHAGALAQVIQCGYQWGERTLGVMPLYHTMGIHSLTSMAAVNGSFICQADWSADAALSLIEAERVTALYLIPTLYHDLVHAAGFSSEKVSTVTKLAYAGAPMLATLTKACVKAFHPKVFVNHYGSTEIYTFSVFPDVHTKPGCAGRPGIHSALRVVEASRERRVGPDETVPAGRKGEIIASLDSDEAFAGYWKRPDADASALREGWYFTGDMGYLDEAGDLFVSGRVDDMIISGGENIHPVEVEEVLARHPEVRDVAVVGLPDDKWGERVVAFVVPREAGLDATALDRYCLESPDLANFKRPRRIVFVEEIPKTASGKILRRLLRDGHYREAST, encoded by the coding sequence GGAGGCTCCGGCCGTGGTGGACGGTGCGCGCCGACTGACGTACGCCGAGCTCGCGAGCCAGGCCGCGGCGCTCGGCCGCGGTCTCGCGGACCTCGGCATCGCCAAGGGCGACCGCGTGCTGATCGCGCTCAAGAACCGCCTCGAGCACGTGCTCGTGTACTGGGCGCTCCAGCGCATAGGGGGCGTGCCGACACCCGTGAACTTCAGGCTCTCGGCGCGGGAGTTGCGCTATGTGCTCGAGGACTGCGGCGCCCGTGTCTCGCTGTTCGAGCCGGCGACGGCGGCGGGGATGCTCGAGGCGGCGGAGGGTTGGCAGGGACGACTGGTGTCCGTCGGCGAGGAGGCGCCGGCCGGCGCGATCCCCTTCGCGGATGTCTTGGGCTCGGGGGGCTCGGGCGGAGCGCCGCTGGATCGCGACGTGCGCGAGAACGATCTCTCCCTCATCCTCTATACCTCGGGGACGACCGGCCGGCCCAAGGGCGTGCCGAGGACGCACCGGAATCACCACGCCGGTGCGCTCGCCCAGGTGATCCAGTGCGGCTACCAGTGGGGCGAGCGCACGCTCGGGGTCATGCCGCTCTATCACACCATGGGCATCCACTCGCTCACGAGCATGGCCGCGGTCAACGGCTCGTTCATCTGCCAAGCGGACTGGAGCGCGGACGCGGCCCTGTCGCTCATCGAGGCGGAGCGGGTGACGGCCTTGTACCTCATCCCGACCCTATATCACGACCTGGTTCACGCGGCGGGGTTCTCGAGCGAGAAGGTGTCCACGGTGACGAAGCTCGCGTACGCGGGCGCCCCGATGCTGGCCACCCTCACCAAAGCGTGCGTGAAGGCCTTCCACCCGAAAGTGTTCGTGAACCACTACGGGTCGACGGAGATCTACACCTTCTCGGTCTTCCCCGACGTCCACACCAAGCCGGGCTGCGCCGGACGCCCCGGCATCCATTCGGCGCTGCGCGTGGTCGAGGCGAGCAGGGAGCGACGCGTCGGCCCCGACGAGACCGTGCCTGCGGGCCGGAAGGGCGAGATCATCGCCAGCCTCGACTCCGACGAAGCGTTCGCCGGCTACTGGAAGCGGCCGGACGCGGATGCGAGCGCGCTCCGGGAGGGCTGGTACTTCACGGGCGACATGGGCTACCTCGATGAAGCCGGCGATCTCTTCGTCTCCGGGCGCGTCGACGACATGATCATCAGCGGGGGGGAGAACATTCACCCGGTGGAGGTGGAGGAGGTCCTGGCGCGGCATCCTGAGGTGCGGGACGTCGCGGTCGTCGGCCTACCCGATGACAAGTGGGGCGAGCGCGTGGTAGCCTTCGTCGTGCCCCGGGAGGCGGGGCTGGACGCGACCGCGCTCGACCGCTACTGCCTCGAGAGCCCCGATCTCGCGAACTTCAAGCGGCCGCGGCGGATCGTCTTCGTCGAGGAAATCCCCAAGACGGCCTCGGGCAAGATCCTCCGCCGACTGTTGCGGGATGGACACTACAGGGAGGCTTCCACATGA